A genomic window from Clostridium aceticum includes:
- a CDS encoding lysozyme inhibitor LprI family protein: MEGITLMLTQKKVVILLIILSIFTLVACTNGNEENQRPVGVTEENQLVENNLDQDDTTDEENYTAINVTKIEGRRQEFLEKLDNIQKELDALPEKSDSDAGVTSAMRSYYGKSYDMYDEALNEIYAILKEELSPETMKNLQTEQIKWIKQKEDDADKAAAEFQGGTFEFVAYNVVLYESTKARCYELVNEYMTD; encoded by the coding sequence ATGGAGGGGATAACTCTGATGCTAACTCAAAAAAAAGTAGTAATTTTGCTCATAATATTATCAATATTTACATTAGTAGCATGTACAAATGGTAATGAAGAAAATCAAAGACCAGTAGGTGTAACAGAGGAAAATCAGCTAGTAGAAAATAATTTAGATCAAGATGATACTACAGATGAGGAGAATTATACAGCGATTAATGTAACAAAAATAGAGGGAAGAAGACAAGAATTTCTAGAAAAATTAGATAACATTCAAAAAGAACTTGATGCTTTACCGGAAAAGAGTGATTCAGATGCCGGCGTAACAAGTGCTATGAGAAGTTATTATGGAAAATCCTATGATATGTACGATGAAGCATTAAATGAGATATATGCAATACTAAAAGAAGAATTATCGCCAGAAACAATGAAAAATTTACAAACTGAACAAATTAAATGGATAAAGCAAAAAGAAGATGATGCCGATAAAGCAGCAGCAGAATTTCAGGGTGGAACATTTGAATTTGTTGCATATAACGTGGTTTTATATGAATCAACGAAGGCAAGATGTTATGAATTAGTTAACGAATATATGACAGATTAA